One region of Bartonella alsatica genomic DNA includes:
- a CDS encoding uracil-DNA glycosylase → MNSQLISLCPEPSQNCNLCPRLHKFISDWRIKEPSWHNAPVRPFFPYKGAITTRLLIVGLAPGLRGANRTGRPFTGDYAGHLLYSTLKKFGFAQGTFEERVDDSLELIDAAIVNSVRCVPPENKPTSAEINTCRYFFSPLLTNLPKLKAVITLGSIAHHSTLRALNAKILAHPFGHGKINNIGRLRIFSSYHCSRYNTNTGRLTDTMFHQIFQAARIYLDQC, encoded by the coding sequence ATGAATAGCCAATTAATATCGTTGTGCCCAGAACCATCACAAAATTGCAATTTATGTCCACGCTTGCACAAATTTATTTCTGACTGGCGCATCAAAGAGCCGAGCTGGCATAATGCACCAGTACGTCCATTCTTTCCCTATAAAGGCGCAATCACAACGCGCCTTCTCATTGTTGGTCTTGCACCTGGTTTACGTGGAGCAAATCGAACTGGACGCCCGTTCACTGGGGATTATGCTGGGCACTTGCTTTATTCCACTTTAAAAAAGTTTGGTTTTGCCCAAGGCACCTTTGAAGAAAGAGTAGATGACAGTCTTGAGTTGATTGATGCAGCAATTGTTAACTCAGTTCGTTGTGTTCCTCCAGAAAATAAACCAACTAGTGCAGAAATTAACACTTGCCGATATTTTTTTTCGCCTCTTTTAACAAATCTTCCAAAACTTAAAGCTGTTATTACCTTAGGCTCCATTGCACATCATTCAACACTCCGTGCCCTCAATGCAAAAATTTTGGCCCATCCTTTTGGCCATGGAAAAATAAACAATATTGGTAGATTACGCATTTTTTCGAGCTATCACTGCTCACGTTATAACACCAATACTGGTCGCTTAACCGACACCATGTTCCATCAAATTTTTCAAGCAGCAAGAATATACCTGGATCAATGCTGA
- the rpoZ gene encoding DNA-directed RNA polymerase subunit omega, with amino-acid sequence MARVTVEDCIDKVDNRFELVLLAGHRARQISQGAQITVDRDNDKNPVVALREIAEETLSPADLKEDLIHSLQKHVEVDEPEIVNEYISHLDESENIFGTSSEEEGCSFDYMSEEDLLAGIEGLVVPEKNDDY; translated from the coding sequence ATGGCCCGCGTAACGGTAGAGGATTGTATTGATAAAGTCGATAACCGCTTTGAGTTGGTGCTTTTAGCTGGGCATCGGGCGCGACAGATTTCACAGGGTGCACAGATTACGGTTGATCGTGATAATGATAAAAATCCTGTTGTTGCTTTGCGTGAAATAGCAGAAGAAACATTATCTCCTGCTGATTTGAAAGAAGATCTTATTCATTCGTTGCAGAAGCATGTGGAGGTAGATGAGCCAGAAATAGTAAATGAATATATTTCTCATTTGGATGAATCTGAAAATATTTTTGGTACATCATCGGAAGAAGAGGGTTGTTCGTTTGATTATATGTCGGAAGAAGATCTTTTAGCAGGTATCGAAGGTTTAGTTGTTCCAGAGAAAAACGACGATTATTAA
- a CDS encoding RelA/SpoT family protein gives MMRQCELVWRVQRYKSDVDEALLNKAYDYAMRKHSHQKRASGDLYFSHPLEVAAILTDMRLDEATIAVALLHDTIEDTSATRAEIDQLFGSEIGKLVEGLTKLNKLDLVSKKAVQAENLRKLLIAISDDVRVLLVKLADRLHNMRTLGVMRDDKRRRIAEETMDIYAPLAGRMGMQDMREELEDLSFFYLNPEGYRTITNRLSELSKRNRDLLSTIENELTKLFFEHGIKADVKSRQKKSYSVFRKMESKALSFEQLSDIFGFRVIVETVNDCYRALGVIHTMWPMVPGRFKDYISIPKQNDYRSIHTTIVGPSRQRVELQIRTAAMDEIAEYGVAAHSIYKDQGSNYSASRLSNETNAYAWLRQTIQSLSDGDNPEEFLEHTKLELFQDQVFCFTPKGRLIAFPKGATPIDFAYAVHTDIGDSCVGVKINGRIMPLITKLKNGDEVDIIRSQAQVPPAAWEFLVVTGKARSAIRRATRAAVRKQYSGLGYRILERSFEYMGKQFSKDIVKQVLPRLARKDVEDVLAAVGRGELLSADVMKAVYPDYQDHRIVQKSTFKSGEEGWFNIENAQGMIFKVPENEKEATMVKHQSKALPIRGTRGDIPVQFSPEGAVPGDRIVGIMQPGAGIVIYPIQSSALMAYDDQPERWIDVRWDIDAQMSERFPARINILAVNNPGSLAEITQVISANDANIQNLSFVHIAPDFTEIMIDLEVWDLKHLNRIFSQLKEAGSVSAVRRVHG, from the coding sequence ATGATGCGTCAGTGTGAACTTGTTTGGCGTGTTCAACGTTACAAGTCTGACGTGGATGAGGCTTTGTTAAATAAAGCCTACGATTATGCAATGCGCAAGCATAGTCATCAGAAGCGTGCTTCAGGTGATCTTTATTTTTCTCATCCTTTAGAAGTAGCCGCTATTTTGACAGATATGCGGTTGGATGAAGCGACAATTGCTGTTGCTCTTTTACATGATACGATTGAAGATACAAGCGCTACACGAGCAGAAATTGATCAACTTTTCGGATCTGAAATCGGTAAGTTGGTTGAAGGGCTTACAAAACTTAATAAGCTTGATCTTGTATCGAAGAAAGCAGTACAAGCGGAAAATCTTCGTAAGCTTCTTATCGCCATTTCTGATGATGTCCGTGTTCTTTTAGTCAAACTTGCTGATCGTCTTCATAATATGCGTACGCTTGGTGTTATGCGTGATGATAAGCGTCGGCGAATTGCTGAGGAGACAATGGATATTTATGCACCACTTGCTGGCCGCATGGGTATGCAGGATATGCGTGAGGAGTTAGAAGATCTTTCTTTCTTTTATTTAAATCCAGAAGGTTATCGTACGATTACTAATCGCCTTTCTGAGTTATCAAAACGTAATCGTGATTTGCTTTCCACTATTGAAAACGAATTGACAAAACTTTTTTTCGAGCATGGCATTAAAGCGGATGTTAAAAGTCGTCAGAAAAAATCTTATTCCGTTTTTCGCAAAATGGAAAGTAAGGCACTCTCTTTTGAACAATTATCCGATATTTTTGGATTTCGCGTGATTGTTGAAACAGTGAATGATTGTTATCGTGCTCTTGGTGTTATTCACACGATGTGGCCAATGGTACCTGGTCGTTTTAAAGATTATATTTCTATACCAAAGCAGAACGATTACCGTTCTATTCACACAACGATTGTGGGACCATCGAGACAACGTGTTGAACTGCAAATTAGAACTGCTGCTATGGATGAAATTGCTGAATATGGTGTTGCGGCACATTCCATTTATAAAGATCAAGGTTCTAATTATTCTGCTTCGAGGTTATCAAACGAAACCAATGCCTATGCATGGCTACGACAAACGATTCAATCTTTATCAGATGGAGACAATCCAGAAGAATTTTTAGAACATACAAAGCTTGAACTTTTTCAAGATCAAGTTTTCTGTTTTACTCCAAAAGGCCGATTGATTGCGTTTCCAAAAGGTGCAACACCTATTGATTTTGCTTATGCAGTCCATACTGACATTGGTGATTCTTGTGTAGGAGTAAAAATCAATGGTCGCATTATGCCTTTGATAACTAAATTAAAAAATGGTGATGAAGTTGATATTATACGTTCACAAGCTCAAGTTCCGCCAGCAGCGTGGGAATTTCTGGTTGTAACCGGGAAAGCACGTTCAGCCATTCGTAGAGCAACTCGGGCAGCAGTACGTAAGCAATATTCAGGTTTGGGATATCGTATACTCGAACGTTCGTTTGAATATATGGGAAAACAATTTTCAAAAGATATTGTGAAACAAGTTTTGCCGCGTTTGGCACGCAAAGATGTAGAAGATGTATTGGCCGCTGTTGGGCGTGGTGAACTACTTTCAGCTGATGTGATGAAAGCGGTTTATCCTGATTATCAAGATCATCGTATAGTACAAAAGTCGACTTTTAAGTCTGGGGAAGAAGGCTGGTTTAACATTGAAAATGCACAAGGTATGATTTTTAAAGTTCCAGAAAATGAAAAAGAGGCAACTATGGTGAAGCATCAATCCAAAGCATTACCTATTCGAGGAACCCGTGGAGATATTCCTGTGCAATTTTCTCCTGAAGGAGCAGTACCCGGAGATCGAATTGTTGGCATTATGCAACCAGGAGCAGGGATTGTTATATATCCAATACAGTCTTCAGCTTTGATGGCGTATGATGATCAGCCAGAACGATGGATTGATGTCCGTTGGGATATTGATGCTCAAATGAGTGAACGTTTTCCTGCTCGGATTAATATTTTGGCTGTCAATAACCCTGGCTCTTTAGCTGAAATTACACAAGTAATTTCTGCCAATGATGCTAATATCCAAAATTTATCTTTTGTCCATATAGCGCCAGATTTTACAGAAATTATGATTGATCTAGAAGTTTGGGATTTAAAACATTTGAATCGTATTTTTTCTCAATTAAAAGAGGCTGGTTCGGTTAGTGCAGTACGGCGGGTTCATGGATAA